The sequence GGAACAGGCGGGGGGGCCTGTTCCTTTGATTTGTGTCAGATATGCTTACTTATCGAGGAGTCTGGGGAAGTTGGATTCAGCTTTGTTTAAGCTGGCTCGCTTATACTGACTATATCCTAACATTTTCTTTTTCATTCTCTCCTAAAACAAGCCCTGATTGCATCAGGGCTTGTTTTGTTATATAGTGCTAGGTCAAACGCCTATCTCCAGAACTTTTCATAGCCCTTCTTATCTTCCATGTTAAAGGCGATGATATTGCGGAGTAGGTCCCAGTTGACTTCTTGGTCTTCCTTAATTTTGAAGAGGTTGGAAGTTGCATCGTAGCCGGCTTCCTTGATGTCCTTGGCAAAGGTCTCCATAGTAACCGTTTCGGGTGCAATGGAAATATGGGCCTTGGCAGCAGAGAAGCCGATGATAAAGGTCCCGTCCATGATAAACATGGGCTGGTTCCACTTGATTTCAGTTGTCAGACTTGGAAATTCCTGCTGAATCTGATTGAAAATGCCTTCCAGTTTGTCCTTCAAGACAGGGTTTTTAACCTTGTTCAAAAATTCTTGGAGCATGGGAGTCTTCTTTCTTTTTTATTTCATTCTATCATAAAAGAGGAGTTGCCTCCTCTTTTCTTGATTATTTCACCAAAATCGCCAGTGCCTGATAAGGCTTGAGGGTGATTTTCTTACCTAACGTGCTGTCAGGGTAGTTGCTGATGAGGACTTGGCCGTGGGCGTAGTCGTCTGCCAGGTCTAGTTCAACTTCTTCTGCGAAGAAATTGTTGAGGACCAGTAGTTTCTCGCCGTTCAGCAAGCGTTCAAAGGCATAGACTTTCTGGCTGTCCTTGTAGGCGGCCTTGTAGTCCCCTTCTGAAATGAGAGGGAGCTCTTTCCGTAGGCGGATGAGTTCTTGGTAGAAGGTAAAGATTGGGCCTGTTTTTTCCTGCTCAACGTTAATCGTTTGGTAGGATTTGCCAGCCTTCAGCCAAGGAGTGCCTGTTGAGAAGCCTGCATTGTCAGAAGCGTCCCATTGCATCGGGGTGCGGGAATTGTCACGGGACTTGGTCTGGATAATCTTGAAGGCCTGCTCAGGTGTGTGCCCCTGGTCCAAGAGCATCTGGTAGGCATTGATAGACTCCACATCCACGTAGTCGTCCATGCTGTCATAGTCGGGGTCAATCATACCGATTTCTTCGCCCATGTAGATGTAAGGCGTACCGCGTGACAGGTGGATAGAGGCAGCCAGCATAGTTGCTCCTTCCTTGCGGAAATTCTCCACATCAACAAAGCGGTTGAGGGCACGAGGCTGGTCGTGGTTGTTGTAAAATAGAGCATTCCAGCCATTTCCGACTGACATCTCCTCGCCCCAAGTGTGAAAGAGGCGTTTGAGTTCCTCAAAGTCAAAGTCCATAATGGTCCATTTTTGACCGTCCTTGTAGTCCACTTTCAAGTGGTGGAAGTTGAAGGCCATGGACAACTCTTCCCGCTCAGGAGCCGTGTAGAGAATGCAGTTTTCAATGGTCGTGGCAGACATTTCCCCAACGGTCATGAAGCCTTTTTCTGCTCCAAAAGTGGCGTTGTTCATCATCTTGAGATAGTCGTGGGTGATCGGGCGGTCGGTGTAGGCAGGCTTGCCGTCGTTGATTGGGCAATCTTCTAGGACTTCATCCTTACCAATCAGGTTGATAACGTCGAAGCGGAAGCCTTTGACGCCCTTGTCTTTCCAGAAGTTGACCACCTTGAAGAGTTCGTCCCGAACATGTGGATTTCGCCAGTTGAGGTCTGCTTGGGTCACATCAAAGAGATGAAGATAATATTTCCCGGTATCGCCAAAGGGTGCCCAGGCATTGCCACCAAACTTGGAAACCCAGTCAGTTGGCTGGTCACGCAGGATAAAGAAATCTTGGTAGTATTTATCGCCAGCTAGGGCCTTCTGGAACCATTCGTGGTCTGTCGAGCAGTGGTTGAGAACCATGTCCAACATAAATTCGATACCTAATTCTTTACCGACAGCCACCATTTCTTCAAAGTCAGCCATGGTACCAAAATCAGGATTGACGGCTGTATAGTCTGAAATGTCATAGCCGTTGTCCCGTTGCGGACTTGGGTAGAAGGGATTGAGCCAAATCATGTCAATCCCTAGCTCCTTCAGATAAGGTAGTTTTTCAATAATTCCACGCAGGTCGCCGACACCGTTTCCAGTCGTGTCCTTGTAAGATTTGGGGTAGATTTGATAGACAACTTTTCGCTTGTCAATTGTCATGATTGTCTCGCTTTCTAATCGATTACGGTTGGGGGAAAAACAATCATAGGAGGGACAGAAAACCTGCACCTCCTGAGGATTGATTAAAGCTTGCTTGCAGTTAGGAGTTTTTGTCCATTTTCAACTGCAGCTGGCAATTGTTCCAGGATCTCCACGGAGAAGTCAGCCTGGTTGGTTACGATAATTGGAGTCTCGGTCACCAATCCAGCTTCTTGAATGGTTGGAATGTCAAAGCTGATCAATTTGTCACCAGCTTTGATGTTGTCGCCTTGTTTGACGTGGGCTTCAAATCCCTTGCCTTCGAGGCTAACAGTATCCATACCAATATGGATTAAGAGTTCTAAGCCTTGGGCGGTTGTAATCCCAATAGCATGTTTTGTTGGGAAGAGCACAGAGACTGTTCCGTCAACTGGCGCTGTTAAGAGGCCATGGCTTGGTTCGATGACTAAACCTGTACCCATGACACCAGAAGAGAAGACAGGGTCAGTCGCTTGTGACAATTCTTTGGCTTGTCCAGTTAGTGGACTTACCAATTCAATTTTTGCTCCTGATGAAACGGTTGGAGTCACGCTTTTTACTTCTTCAGGAGCCTCATCCTTTTTTGCAAACAAGCCTGCACGCTTGAATACAAAGGTCAATACCATTGGTACAGCAATTGCGACAAGCATAGTGATGGCAAATGCTCCCCAGTATTCTGCCTTGATAGACAAGATGCCTGGAAGACCACCAATACCGATAGAAGCGGCTTGGATGTTAAAGGTTACAGAGAGCAAACCAGCGATGCTTGAGCCGACCATAGCTGCTACGAATGGATAGATGTATTTAACGTTGACACCGAAGAGGGCTGGCTCTGTGATACCAAGGTAGGCAGAGATAGTTGCTGGAAGCGAAATCTGTGCCTCTTTTTCATTTTTACGGTTCATGATGAAGTAGGCAAATACTGCTGAACCTTGAGCGATGTTTGAAAGTGCGATCATTGGCCAGAGACCAGTACCACCAGTATCGGCAATTAATTGAGTATCGATCGCGTTTGTCATGTGGTGAAGACCAGTGATAACGAATGGCGCATAGAGGGCACCAAAAATGGCACCGAAGAGCCACTTAACAGGACCTGTCAAACCTGCCAATACAATTGTTGACAACCATTGACCGATTGTCCAACCGATAGGACCAAGGACAGTGTGAGCCAAGATAAGGGCTGGTAGAAGTGATAGGAATGGTACAAAGATCATTGAGATCACTTCAGGGATGACTTTGCGCCAGAAGATTTCCAAGTAAGAGAGGGCTAAACCTGCCAAGAGGGCTGGGATAACTTGGGCTTGGTAACCGATGCGAGCGATTGAGAAGAAACCGAAGTTCCATGACCAGTCGCTAGCAATGGTTGCAGCATCTGTACTTGGTACAGCGTAGGCGTTGAGCAATTGTGGGGATACCAAACAGATACCAAGGACGATACCGAGAATCTGTGATGTACCCATTTTACGAGATACAGACCAAGTGATACCTACTGGTAGGTAGTGGAAGATGGCTTCACCTGGCAACCAGAGGAAGTGGTTGACACCATTCCAGAATGGTGATACTTGAACGATGGTATTCCAGACTGGCTTGCCACTTGCGTCAAAGAGGAGCTCTCCATCTTGCATTGCTTGACCAAGTGCTTGGAATTGTACGCCTTCCAAAACATTTCGGAAACCGAGGATCAAACCGCCGACGATAAGGGCTGGAATGATTGGTGTGAAGATTTCCGCCAACATAGTCATGACACGTTGGATGGCATTCTGGTTGCTCTTAGCTGCTGACTTGGCAGCTTCTTTTGATACGCCTTCAATACCAGATACGGCTGTGAAGTCGTTGTAGAAGATTGGTACATCGTTACCGATGATAACTTGGAACTGACCAGCATTGGTAAAGGTTCCTTTTACTGCAGGAATGTCTTCAATAACCTTGATTCTCATCCGCCAAGACGAAGCGCATGCGTGTTGCACAGTGCGTTACGGCTGTGACGTTTTCCTTGCCGCCAATAGCGTCCAAAAGGACTTTGGCGTCTTTTTCAAATTTTCCCATATATTTTCCTTCCCCGACAGTTTTTCACTGTCCCTCCTATATTTTTTAAGAAAAATTTGTACGGACAAATTTAGCTTGAGGTTATTGTATCCGATTTCATAATTTTTTGCAAGTATTTTTGCAAAAAAAATTTTAAATTTGTTATAATATGGGATAGGTTATTTGTTAAGAATGCGACAACGAAGAGGAAAATATGAAAAAATACCAAGAAATTTTTAACGATATTAAAGACAAGATTTTGAGTGATTACTACAGTGCAGGAACTTCCTTGCCAACAGAAAAGGACCTGCAGGAGCTCTATGGGGTCAGTCGTGACACGGTTCGTAAGGCATTGGCGATTTTGACCGAACGGGGCATGATTCAAAAGGTTCAAGGGAGAGGTTCGCTGGTCTTGAAGCAAGAACTCTTGAATTTTCCAGTCTCTGGTTTGACTTCTTATCAGGAGTTGACCCAATCCTTACAACTACAAAGTCAAACGAATGTAGTGGAGTTGGACGTGGTCTCAGTTTCAACTAGTTTGTCAAAACTAACAGGCTTTGAGGCTTACAGCAAGGTATGGAAGATTGTCCGTACAAGATCTATCGATGGGAAGGTTTCAGTAATCGATACGGACTACCTTGCCCATGACTTGGTTCCCCATATGACCAGAGAGATTGCTAGTCAGTCTATCTATGATTATTTGGAAAATAAACTTGGCCTGGATATTTCTTTTGCCCAAAAAGAGATTACAATTGAACCAACCAACCGAGAGGAAAAGGCCCTACTTCAGAGCCAGGATGACTATCTGGTCTTGATCAAATCCCGAGTCTTTTTAGGGGATACCCGTCAGTTCCAATATACTGAGAGCAAGCATAAGATTGACAAGTTCCGTTTCGTGGATTTTGCCCGCCGCAAGCATTCTCTCTAAGACTGTCAATCGTTGAATCTCTCCTTATTTTAAGGTATAATGATAGATGAGGTGAACTATGGCAAATATAAATCGTTATAAATTTTCCTTCGGTGAAAAACAACTAACGCTAACGACAGAACATGACAATCTGTTCATGGAAGAAATCGAACGAATTACCAATGAAAAATATCAGGCTTTAAAGGAAAAAATGCCCTCAGCAGATTCTGAGACTTTGGCCTTGCTCCTAGCTATCAATGCTCTTTCTGTTCAATTGAACCGTGAAAAGGCCTATGCCCAAACAGAGGCTGAGTTGGCTACGATGAAGGAAAAGGTCTTGAAGAAAAATGTGACCCTGGTTGATTTAGATGAATTAGAGGACCGCCCATGATTAGTCTGCTTATTTTGATTGTCTTGGCGTGGAGTTTCTATATTGGCTACAGTCGAGGGCTGATTGTACAGGCTTTTTACACTTTTTCAAGTATCTTTGCCATGATTGTAGCAGCAGGATTTTACAAGCAAGTGGCACAGGTCTTGTATCTCTGGGTGCCTTTTGCAAATGCAACTGAAGGTAGCTCCAGCTATTTCTTTGATAGCCAGTACCTCTTTGACTTAGATCAGATTTTCTATGCTGGTCTCGGTTTTCTCTTGGTCTATTTCTTGGTCTATGTCATCATGCGCTTGCTTGGCATTTTCGTCCATCTCTTGACCTTTGCTGACCCAGATACAGCTACCAGCAAACTGATCGCAGGAGGCTTGGCAGTCTTGGTGACGTGGATTTCTCTGCAGATAGTCTTGACTATTGCGGCAACGGTTCCTTTAGCACTGATCCAAGACAGTTTGAACAAGGATATCTTGGCCAAGGCAATGATTGATTTTACGCCAATTACTAGCGCAGTCTTTAAAAATCTATGGATTAGTGCCATCTCAGCACAATAAGAATAAAAAGAGGAAAGAGTTCTGCCTTAGGCAGACTTTTTCTGTATGAAGTAAATGAAATGAATACAAAAATTTTAGAAACCCTTGAATTTAACAAGGTAAGAGAATTGGTTCAGCCCTTTGTCTTGACCGAACAGGGCTTGGAAGAACTCAGGCAGTTGGAACCCATGGTGGAGGTCCACCGTATCCAACAAGCCTTTGATGAATTATCGGACATGGGGCAAATCTTTGTCGAAAGTCCCTATTTTAGCCTCTCAGCCACCAATGACATCAATCCAGCCATGCGCCGCTTGGAACTGGACACCGATCTCAATATTTCTGAATTATTAGCCGTCAAGAAGGTCTTGGAAGTGTCCAAGTCTCTCTTGGACTTTTATGGAAATCTGGAAAATGTCAGCCTGAGCCAGCTGGATAAACTCTTTGAGAAAATCGAGCTCTTTCCCCACTTACAAGGTTCGCTCCAGTCTATCAATGATGCAGGCTTTGTCGAGGATTTTGCTTCTGAAAAGCTAGCAAAAATCCGCAGAAAAATCCGTGAATCAGAAGATCAGGTCCGTCAGGTCATGCAGGATATTTTGAAGAATAAGGGGGATATGTTATCCGACAGCATCTTGGCTAGTCGTAATGGGCGCAATGTCCTTCCTGTCAAAAATACCTATCGCAATAAGATAGCAGGGGTCGTCCATGATATTTCCGCTTCTGGCTCGACCGTTTATATTGAACCTAGAGCGGTTGTTGCGCTCAATGAAGATATTACCAATAGCAAGGCAGAGGAACGTCATGAAATCAGTCGGATTTTGCAAGAGTTGTCCGACATGTTGCGGCCTCATAGCGGTATTATCCGCAACAATGCCTGGGTGATTGGGCATTTGGATTTCATCCGCGCCAAACACCTTTTTGCACGAGATTACAAGGCCGTCGTCCCAACGATTTCAGATAAGCAAGATATCGCTCTGCTCAATGTCCGCCATCCGCTCTTAAAAGCACCTGTTCCCAACGACCTTTATTTTAGTAGTCATTTGACAGCCATCGTGATTACAGGTCCCAACACGGGTGGTAAGACCATTATGCTCAAGACCTTGGGATTGACCCATCTGATGGCTCAGTCTGGTTTGCCTATCTTGGCTGACAAGGGCAGTCGGGTAGCTATCTTCAAAGAAATTTTTGCGGATATTGGTGATGAACAGTCGATTGAGCAGAGTTTATCAACCTTCTCCAGTCACATGACCCACACGGTGCAGATTTTAGCGGAGGCGGATCAAGATTCCCTTATTCTCTTTGACGAGTTGGGAGCTGGGACCGATCCGCAGGAGGGTGCATCTTTGGCAATGGCTATTTTGGATGACCTTCGTTTGCGGGGAATCAAGACCATGGCAACCACCCACTATCCTGAGCTCAAGGCCTACGGGATAGAAACCTCTGGTATTGAAAATGCCAGCATGGAATTTGATACCAATAGCCTACGACCGACCTATAAGTTTATGCAGGGTGTTCCTGGTCGCTCCAATGCCTTTGAAATTGCCCGCCGTCTTGGTCTATCTGATATTATTATCCAGTCAGCCCAGTCTTGGACGGATACAGATAGCGATGTCAACCGCATTATCGAGAAATTGGAAAGCCAGACGGTTGAAAGTCGTCAGCGTCTGGATAAGATTCGTGATGTGGAGCAAGAAAATTACAAGATGAACCGAGCCCTTCGTAAGCTCTATGACGAGCTCAATCGTGAGCGGGAAAATGAGCTCAACAAGGCACGCTTGGAGGCCAAGGAAATTGTCGATATGGCATTGGCAGAAAGCGAGGACATTCTTAAAAATCTTCATGCTGCAGCTAGTCTTAAGCCCCACCAGATTATTGAAGCCAAGGCAGAGCTGAAAAAGTTGGCGCCTGAAGTGGTGGATCTGTCTAAGAACAAAGTCTTGAAAAAAGCCAAAATTCAGAGGGAAGCCAAGGTGGGTGATGACATTATCGTTACGGCTTATGGACAACGTGGGACCTTGACCAAACAGCTTAAGGACGGGCGTTGGGAAGCTCAGGTTGGCTTGATTAAGATGACCTTGGCCAAAGATGAGTTTGAGTTAGTCAAGGCGGAAAAGGCAGAGCAGCCTAAGAAACGCCAGGTTCACACAGTCAAACGTGCCAATGTACGAGGACCAAAAGCCCGCTTAGATCTCCGTGGCAAACGCTACGAAGAGGCAATGATGGAGCTGGATGAATTTATCGACCAAGCCTTGCTCAATAACCTAGCCCAAGTCGATATTGTTCACGGTATTGGTACAGGGGTTATCCGAGAAGGGGTGACCAAGTACCTTCGCCGCAACAAGCAGGTCAAGGAATTCGGCTACGCCCCACAAAATGCAGGTGGCTCAGGCTGTACTATTGTGACTTTTAAGTAAGGAATTAGCAAACAAGGATAGAGTCGAGTCTATTCTTGTTTTTGTATTTCTGTAATACAAGAAATAGGATGGATCATAACACAGTTTCACCACCTACTATGTTATGGTATACTATAAGGCAAGGAATACTATTGCTTGATAGGATTTCATAAAGGAGGTCTAGGATGAAAAAAGTAATGAAGATCATTGTCGGCATTTTGTTAGTAATCGGGATTGGAATAGGAGGAATTGGATACATGCAACACAAGGAACATGAAAAGATGGTCGCTATTGCTACTAGTGAAGAGGCGAAAAAGGTTTATGAGGATTTCATGAAAAAGAGAGATCCTGATGCCTTTGAACAAGATGGAGTCATTCAATCTTATGAAATTGACACGAACAGTTTAAAATACAATCCTATGGGCGGGTTGATGGTAGACGTATATCTTAATGGTAAACAGAACATATACATCAGTTATAATTTAATTGATAATGGGGACGGAACATACCATTCTGCTTATTATATAGGCTCCCCAGATCTGCTAGAATTTTTAAATGAGGAATATCAATGACTAAAAAATACATAAACGAACCTCGACTTCAGATTGGCATGACTCAGTACAATCAGTATATGATTCAAGGAGCACCTGTTTGGACTCAAAATGGTTCCTTTGTCGGTACAGTCACCCTCGACTTCGACAATGAGAATGGCAATGGTGAACAGGTTTATGCTAAGGAGGTCTAAGATGAAAACAGTTGTCAAAATACTTGTCGGCGTTATTGTCGCTATAGCACTTGGAATAGGAGGATTTAAGTTGATGCAAAAAATCGAGCACGATTATATGGTAGAGGTTGTGAAGAGTGAGGAAGTGAGGGAGATTATCGAAGAAAGGTTAATTTCTTATGATACAAGAGCGTTAACTGAAGAGGGAGCAATAAGGTCCTACTCTATAGATAGTTCCTCAATTCGCCGTAATCCAATGGGAGGAATTAGCTTTACGGTTCACGTTAATAATGATAGTGGACTGTATGTTTTTTATACAATTAATAAAGATTCTAATACAAAAAAAATAGTGCTTGAAGGTGGAGGGAATTCCTCTAGGTTTGAGAATCTAATAACAAAAGATACGAGGGAATAATATGTACACTGAACAAGAGAGACAAAGAATAGCTAAGGAGGAGTATACAGATTATGTAGTTGGCGACCCTGTTAAGATTTTTACCAATGTCAAAGAAGAACTAACCATCGGCACAGTCCGTAAGGTACTCAAAGATGCAACAGGTTTGGATGGTTATGTTGTTGAAGAGCCTGACGGCAATGTGATAGTCTTGTTCCAAGGTTCTAAAGGTCCAGGGAAGGAAGGCGCTGCAGCAGATTGGCTGGATAATGATTTGCCGATGGCGCACAATATTATATCTAATAAGTCAGAAGTGACGCCCCAACTTCAGTCTGCTTCCAGAAGTCTGAACCAGGTTCTGAAGGACTACCCTAATGCTCAAATTACAGTCTACGGTCACTCGTTAGGCTCAATGAATGCTCAATATGCTCTGGCCACTGTTTCGGATATTGACCGCATTGCTGGGGCTTATATCTATAACGGCCCAAATGTTTATCCTGCTTTGACGGAAGCAGAAAAAGCCAGAGTGAATGCTCTGAAATACCGTATTCATAATTACATTGATCAAAAGGATTTCGTTCCTATTGGCTATTCAGGGAAAGATGCTCCCGGCTATAAATCACCTGTAGGAACGAGTGAGGGGGCAATCGGCATAGTCTATCGTGTGGACAGCAAGACTAATCTCAATCCTATTGATCAACACGTGTGGGGTGGTTATCAATGGAACACCGACGGCAGCCTAAAAGTAAAGGAAGGTTCTTCAAAACTAGAACAACATTATTCCAATGCTCTCCACCATGTCTCGTCGGAAATGTACCACTATGCTACTTTAAAAGCAACCCTATCCCGTGGTGGCTTCAGTTCGCGTGAAACCATCTATCTGGACAGCGAACAAGCCCGCATCCTGGCTCAAGGACTGGTTAAGGTTGCGGAAACTACTCACCAAACACTCGAAAAAGAGACCACTTCCACCCTTACAGAGGTGAATGAAGTCTACAGTAGCTTAGGAAACGTCCCTTTTGGCTTCATTTTGAGTCCTGATGAAGTGAGACAGGCCTACAGCAGTGCAGGTGTTGACTATCATAGCCTGGTAGGAGATGGCACCAATCAAGTCGAGAAGTTTATCACTCGCTCCAATCAACTCAAGCAGGACTTAGTAGATTTAGAAAGTCAAATCCAAGCAGGGATCGAGCAGAAAGTAACGGAAGACCAGACGTTAGCACAGAGGATACAAGAATGGACCAGTACGATAAATTAAAGACAGAGTTAATGAAGAAAGAGTGGGAATGGGAGGATATTGAGAACCAACAACGAAAAGCTCAAAAAGAACTACAAGAACATTATGAAAATGTTGAAGAAACCACTCGAATATTGACTCGAATGTTGGAAGAAAAGTATCAAGAAGTTCTGTTTGAATTGCGACAAGTCGGAGATGAGACAGGAGACTTGCACCAGTTACTCAACAATTGCATGTCCGAATGGCATACCGCAATCGATCAAGAGCGATACAGCTCCATTCACCGATTGGATCAGAAACAAGAGGACTTGGATACCTACTACAAAAACCAGTACCGAAAAATGCAAGATCAGATTGACGAAATTTATACAAAATATCGAGAATAGAAGGGAGAGCCAATGCATCAACTTTATCAAATGTTGCAAGATTTATATACCAAAGCTGACCAGATAGACTAC is a genomic window of Streptococcus sp. 29896 containing:
- a CDS encoding DUF1310 family protein gives rise to the protein MKTVVKILVGVIVAIALGIGGFKLMQKIEHDYMVEVVKSEEVREIIEERLISYDTRALTEEGAIRSYSIDSSSIRRNPMGGISFTVHVNNDSGLYVFYTINKDSNTKKIVLEGGGNSSRFENLITKDTRE
- a CDS encoding endonuclease MutS2, yielding MNTKILETLEFNKVRELVQPFVLTEQGLEELRQLEPMVEVHRIQQAFDELSDMGQIFVESPYFSLSATNDINPAMRRLELDTDLNISELLAVKKVLEVSKSLLDFYGNLENVSLSQLDKLFEKIELFPHLQGSLQSINDAGFVEDFASEKLAKIRRKIRESEDQVRQVMQDILKNKGDMLSDSILASRNGRNVLPVKNTYRNKIAGVVHDISASGSTVYIEPRAVVALNEDITNSKAEERHEISRILQELSDMLRPHSGIIRNNAWVIGHLDFIRAKHLFARDYKAVVPTISDKQDIALLNVRHPLLKAPVPNDLYFSSHLTAIVITGPNTGGKTIMLKTLGLTHLMAQSGLPILADKGSRVAIFKEIFADIGDEQSIEQSLSTFSSHMTHTVQILAEADQDSLILFDELGAGTDPQEGASLAMAILDDLRLRGIKTMATTHYPELKAYGIETSGIENASMEFDTNSLRPTYKFMQGVPGRSNAFEIARRLGLSDIIIQSAQSWTDTDSDVNRIIEKLESQTVESRQRLDKIRDVEQENYKMNRALRKLYDELNRERENELNKARLEAKEIVDMALAESEDILKNLHAAASLKPHQIIEAKAELKKLAPEVVDLSKNKVLKKAKIQREAKVGDDIIVTAYGQRGTLTKQLKDGRWEAQVGLIKMTLAKDEFELVKAEKAEQPKKRQVHTVKRANVRGPKARLDLRGKRYEEAMMELDEFIDQALLNNLAQVDIVHGIGTGVIREGVTKYLRRNKQVKEFGYAPQNAGGSGCTIVTFK
- a CDS encoding CvpA family protein, translating into MISLLILIVLAWSFYIGYSRGLIVQAFYTFSSIFAMIVAAGFYKQVAQVLYLWVPFANATEGSSSYFFDSQYLFDLDQIFYAGLGFLLVYFLVYVIMRLLGIFVHLLTFADPDTATSKLIAGGLAVLVTWISLQIVLTIAATVPLALIQDSLNKDILAKAMIDFTPITSAVFKNLWISAISAQ
- a CDS encoding iron chaperone, whose translation is MLQEFLNKVKNPVLKDKLEGIFNQIQQEFPSLTTEIKWNQPMFIMDGTFIIGFSAAKAHISIAPETVTMETFAKDIKEAGYDATSNLFKIKEDQEVNWDLLRNIIAFNMEDKKGYEKFWR
- a CDS encoding DUF1310 family protein, which translates into the protein MKKVMKIIVGILLVIGIGIGGIGYMQHKEHEKMVAIATSEEAKKVYEDFMKKRDPDAFEQDGVIQSYEIDTNSLKYNPMGGLMVDVYLNGKQNIYISYNLIDNGDGTYHSAYYIGSPDLLEFLNEEYQ
- the treC gene encoding alpha,alpha-phosphotrehalase → MTIDKRKVVYQIYPKSYKDTTGNGVGDLRGIIEKLPYLKELGIDMIWLNPFYPSPQRDNGYDISDYTAVNPDFGTMADFEEMVAVGKELGIEFMLDMVLNHCSTDHEWFQKALAGDKYYQDFFILRDQPTDWVSKFGGNAWAPFGDTGKYYLHLFDVTQADLNWRNPHVRDELFKVVNFWKDKGVKGFRFDVINLIGKDEVLEDCPINDGKPAYTDRPITHDYLKMMNNATFGAEKGFMTVGEMSATTIENCILYTAPEREELSMAFNFHHLKVDYKDGQKWTIMDFDFEELKRLFHTWGEEMSVGNGWNALFYNNHDQPRALNRFVDVENFRKEGATMLAASIHLSRGTPYIYMGEEIGMIDPDYDSMDDYVDVESINAYQMLLDQGHTPEQAFKIIQTKSRDNSRTPMQWDASDNAGFSTGTPWLKAGKSYQTINVEQEKTGPIFTFYQELIRLRKELPLISEGDYKAAYKDSQKVYAFERLLNGEKLLVLNNFFAEEVELDLADDYAHGQVLISNYPDSTLGKKITLKPYQALAILVK
- the zapA gene encoding cell division protein ZapA; protein product: MANINRYKFSFGEKQLTLTTEHDNLFMEEIERITNEKYQALKEKMPSADSETLALLLAINALSVQLNREKAYAQTEAELATMKEKVLKKNVTLVDLDELEDRP
- the treR gene encoding trehalose operon repressor; protein product: MKKYQEIFNDIKDKILSDYYSAGTSLPTEKDLQELYGVSRDTVRKALAILTERGMIQKVQGRGSLVLKQELLNFPVSGLTSYQELTQSLQLQSQTNVVELDVVSVSTSLSKLTGFEAYSKVWKIVRTRSIDGKVSVIDTDYLAHDLVPHMTREIASQSIYDYLENKLGLDISFAQKEITIEPTNREEKALLQSQDDYLVLIKSRVFLGDTRQFQYTESKHKIDKFRFVDFARRKHSL
- a CDS encoding Mbeg1-like protein: MYTEQERQRIAKEEYTDYVVGDPVKIFTNVKEELTIGTVRKVLKDATGLDGYVVEEPDGNVIVLFQGSKGPGKEGAAADWLDNDLPMAHNIISNKSEVTPQLQSASRSLNQVLKDYPNAQITVYGHSLGSMNAQYALATVSDIDRIAGAYIYNGPNVYPALTEAEKARVNALKYRIHNYIDQKDFVPIGYSGKDAPGYKSPVGTSEGAIGIVYRVDSKTNLNPIDQHVWGGYQWNTDGSLKVKEGSSKLEQHYSNALHHVSSEMYHYATLKATLSRGGFSSRETIYLDSEQARILAQGLVKVAETTHQTLEKETTSTLTEVNEVYSSLGNVPFGFILSPDEVRQAYSSAGVDYHSLVGDGTNQVEKFITRSNQLKQDLVDLESQIQAGIEQKVTEDQTLAQRIQEWTSTIN